Proteins from one Planifilum fulgidum genomic window:
- the asnB gene encoding asparagine synthase (glutamine-hydrolyzing) — MCGFVALLNKKEVPVERKTVEKMTGVLLHRGPDSEGFHLDQRVGLGFRRLSIIDLEKGDQPLSNETGEIWIVFNGEIYNYRELRGSLEHKGHRFKTDSDTEAILHLYEETGFECPRFLRGMFGFVIWDGRKDLLFGARDHFGIKPVYWTETSEAFAFGSEIKSLLELRGVSREVNPASFHRYLTFQYVPDPDTMFQGIYKIPPAHRFKVEKDKLTVTPYWTAQFLPERDHTVSHHVEKTKEVLAESVAKHRISDVPRGAFLSSGVDSSSIAALLRRHEEVKTFTVGFDVKGYSELEIARRTASKLGTDHHELLVGSRQYLEELPRLVWHQDEPVADPSAVALYFVARLASRHVAVVLSGEGADEFFGGYNIYREPEALRMFSRMPQSLRGGLGRMASRLPRGLKGRGFLLRGSKTVEERYFGNAFIFDEDLKRRIVADPSALKDHHPWEVTWPIYARVAAMDDVTKMQYLDIHTWLCGNILMKADKMTMANSLELRVPFVDCKVFEVASRIPTEYKIRDGTTKWVLREAMKDVLPEEIHSRKKLGFPVPIRQWLRKEFYAWARETLMGGRVDRWINKAEAARLLEMHKDGRFDYSRQIWTLLIFILWHEIYIERSVRFHPSVSPHVYERRRKNLRTKTG; from the coding sequence ATGTGCGGATTTGTCGCCTTGCTCAATAAAAAAGAAGTGCCGGTCGAGCGAAAAACCGTCGAAAAAATGACGGGGGTTCTCCTCCATCGGGGGCCGGACAGCGAGGGCTTTCATCTGGATCAACGGGTCGGTTTGGGGTTTCGCCGGCTGAGCATCATCGACCTGGAAAAGGGAGATCAGCCCCTTTCCAACGAGACCGGAGAGATTTGGATCGTTTTCAACGGGGAGATCTACAATTATCGGGAGCTGAGGGGATCGCTGGAACATAAGGGGCACCGCTTCAAAACGGATTCGGACACGGAAGCGATTCTCCACCTTTACGAAGAGACGGGCTTTGAATGTCCGCGGTTTCTGAGGGGGATGTTCGGATTTGTCATCTGGGACGGGCGGAAGGATCTGCTGTTCGGGGCCCGGGATCATTTCGGAATCAAGCCGGTTTATTGGACGGAGACCTCCGAGGCCTTCGCCTTCGGTTCGGAGATCAAGTCGCTGCTGGAGCTTCGCGGGGTTTCCCGGGAGGTGAATCCGGCCTCCTTCCATCGCTACCTCACGTTCCAGTATGTTCCCGATCCGGATACGATGTTTCAGGGGATCTACAAGATTCCCCCCGCCCATCGGTTCAAGGTGGAAAAGGACAAGCTGACCGTCACCCCCTATTGGACCGCGCAGTTTCTCCCGGAACGGGATCACACCGTTTCCCATCACGTCGAGAAAACCAAAGAGGTGTTGGCGGAATCCGTCGCCAAGCACCGGATCAGCGACGTGCCGCGGGGGGCCTTTTTGTCCAGCGGCGTGGATTCCTCCTCGATCGCCGCCCTTTTGCGCAGGCATGAAGAGGTGAAGACCTTCACCGTCGGATTTGACGTGAAGGGGTACAGTGAGTTGGAAATCGCCCGCCGCACCGCCTCCAAACTGGGGACGGACCACCATGAGTTGCTGGTGGGCTCCCGGCAGTATTTGGAGGAGCTTCCCCGCCTCGTCTGGCATCAGGACGAACCCGTGGCCGATCCCTCGGCCGTCGCCCTGTACTTTGTCGCCCGGCTGGCCAGCCGGCATGTGGCGGTGGTCCTCTCCGGGGAGGGGGCGGATGAATTTTTCGGGGGCTACAACATCTACCGGGAGCCGGAGGCGCTCCGGATGTTTTCCCGCATGCCCCAATCCCTCCGCGGGGGGCTGGGGAGAATGGCCTCCCGCCTGCCGCGGGGCCTGAAGGGGCGCGGATTTCTGCTTCGCGGTTCCAAAACGGTGGAGGAGCGGTACTTCGGAAACGCCTTCATTTTCGACGAAGACCTGAAAAGGCGGATTGTTGCGGATCCCTCCGCCCTGAAGGATCACCATCCCTGGGAAGTGACCTGGCCCATTTATGCCCGGGTGGCCGCCATGGATGACGTGACGAAAATGCAGTACTTGGACATCCACACCTGGCTGTGCGGGAACATTCTGATGAAGGCGGACAAGATGACGATGGCCAATTCCCTGGAGCTCAGGGTGCCGTTTGTGGACTGCAAGGTCTTTGAAGTCGCTTCCCGCATCCCCACCGAATACAAAATCCGGGACGGGACGACCAAGTGGGTGCTGAGGGAAGCGATGAAGGATGTTCTCCCCGAGGAGATCCATTCCCGAAAAAAACTGGGCTTTCCGGTGCCCATCCGCCAGTGGCTGAGGAAGGAGTTTTACGCCTGGGCGAGGGAAACGCTGATGGGCGGCCGCGTGGATCGTTGGATCAACAAGGCGGAGGCCGCCCGCCTGCTGGAGATGCACAAGGACGGCCGGTTCGACTACAGCCGGCAGATCTGGACGCTGCTGATCTTCATCCTGTGGCATGAGATATACATCGAGCGATCCGTCCGGTTTCATCCGAGCGTCAGTCCCCATGTGTACGAACGCCGTCGGAAAAACCTTCGGACCAAAACGGGTTGA
- a CDS encoding TrmH family RNA methyltransferase, translating to MQPPEQKTAKEEYVQELIRSGLLREKERWITEMIRPERLMRMHQVLNQRTRYISVLLEAIDDGHNQAAVLRSADAFGVQNISIIEGDKPFQPNKKVTQGSHKWLTIQKHPDLQTALQKLRSEGYQICVTYLGDGAVPIGEVDLSRPAVLLFGNEHRGISEEAARLADQKFYIPMVGFVQSFNISVAAALTLQEMTKRAREIAGQRYFLTAEEKRELFLEWIMQSLRPPLRDKVQQILAKSKRPGGQKEDIRLSV from the coding sequence ATGCAACCGCCAGAACAGAAAACCGCAAAAGAAGAATACGTCCAAGAGCTGATCCGAAGCGGCCTGCTGCGGGAAAAGGAACGCTGGATCACGGAGATGATCCGGCCCGAACGCCTGATGCGCATGCACCAGGTGTTGAACCAACGGACCCGATACATTTCCGTCTTGCTTGAAGCGATCGATGACGGACACAACCAGGCGGCCGTCCTGCGGTCGGCGGATGCCTTCGGAGTCCAGAACATTTCCATCATCGAAGGGGACAAACCCTTTCAACCCAACAAAAAGGTCACCCAGGGCTCCCATAAATGGCTGACGATCCAGAAGCACCCGGATCTTCAGACGGCCCTTCAAAAACTGCGGTCGGAGGGATACCAGATCTGCGTCACATACCTCGGGGACGGCGCGGTCCCGATCGGGGAAGTCGACCTCTCCAGGCCCGCCGTGCTGCTGTTCGGCAACGAACACCGGGGAATCTCGGAGGAGGCGGCCCGACTGGCGGACCAGAAATTTTACATTCCCATGGTGGGCTTCGTGCAGAGTTTCAATATTTCCGTGGCGGCTGCCCTCACCCTGCAGGAAATGACGAAACGGGCCCGCGAAATCGCCGGGCAACGCTATTTTCTGACCGCCGAAGAAAAGCGGGAGCTGTTCCTGGAATGGATCATGCAATCCCTCCGTCCGCCCCTCAGGGACAAGGTGCAGCAGATCCTGGCAAAATCCAAGCGCCCCGGAGGCCAGAAAGAGGACATCCGCTTGTCCGTCTAA
- a CDS encoding ArsR/SmtB family transcription factor, with protein MGTSAKHDVFQAIAAPTRRQILKLLAEQEMSVTRIAAHFPMSRTAVSKHLRILAEAGLVVERKEGREKRYRLRSEPLLELKEWLSHFEGFWKDRLARLKDFVETDEK; from the coding sequence ATGGGAACTTCCGCCAAACACGATGTGTTTCAGGCGATCGCCGCCCCCACCCGCCGGCAGATCCTGAAGCTGCTGGCGGAACAGGAGATGTCCGTCACCAGGATCGCCGCCCATTTCCCCATGAGCCGCACGGCCGTATCCAAGCACCTGCGCATATTGGCGGAGGCGGGGCTGGTTGTGGAGAGAAAAGAGGGGCGGGAAAAACGGTACCGCCTTCGGTCGGAACCCCTTCTCGAGCTGAAGGAGTGGCTCTCCCATTTCGAAGGGTTTTGGAAGGACCGGCTCGCCCGGTTGAAGGATTTTGTGGAAACCGACGAAAAGTAG
- a CDS encoding SRPBCC family protein — MDHRQKLPAIRQTVILNALIDRVWKAVSTSEGIAAWFMPNDFQPEAGGTFTLQTPFGPSPCRVLELDPPHRLVFAWDTSGWRVTFELKERGDQTEFTLVHDGWGAPEEIIAKGRDTNAVIRERMDHGWKEIVQVHLRNYVEG; from the coding sequence ATGGACCATCGACAAAAATTGCCGGCGATACGCCAGACGGTGATCCTGAATGCCCTCATCGATCGGGTGTGGAAGGCCGTTTCCACTTCGGAGGGCATCGCCGCCTGGTTCATGCCCAACGATTTTCAACCGGAGGCGGGCGGCACCTTCACATTGCAGACGCCCTTCGGCCCGTCGCCGTGCAGGGTGCTGGAACTGGATCCGCCCCATCGGCTGGTTTTCGCCTGGGATACGTCCGGGTGGCGCGTCACTTTTGAATTGAAAGAACGGGGGGATCAGACGGAGTTCACCCTCGTCCATGACGGCTGGGGAGCCCCGGAGGAGATCATCGCGAAGGGGCGGGATACGAATGCCGTCATCCGCGAGCGGATGGACCACGGTTGGAAGGAGATCGTCCAGGTGCATCTGCGCAACTATGTGGAAGGGTAA
- a CDS encoding nucleoside deaminase translates to MDHRHLLKQAVDMACENVRSGRGGPFAALIVLDGEVIGRGVNEVTALNDPTAHAEIQAIREACRRLQRSRLDGAILYASGEPCPMCTAAIYWAGIQSVYVACSKRELLEAGYPDGLARYHQDIRKPPEKRSIPFHTIPVEGYLEPFRIWKELAGSD, encoded by the coding sequence ATGGACCACCGACACCTGTTGAAACAGGCGGTCGACATGGCCTGCGAAAACGTCCGCAGCGGCCGCGGCGGCCCCTTCGCCGCCCTCATCGTGTTGGACGGGGAGGTGATCGGCCGGGGCGTCAACGAAGTGACCGCGCTGAACGATCCCACCGCCCACGCGGAGATCCAGGCCATCCGGGAAGCGTGCCGGCGTTTGCAGAGGAGCCGGCTGGACGGCGCCATCCTGTACGCCAGCGGCGAGCCGTGTCCCATGTGCACCGCCGCCATCTATTGGGCGGGAATCCAATCCGTCTACGTGGCCTGCTCCAAACGGGAGCTGCTTGAGGCCGGTTATCCCGACGGACTTGCCCGCTATCATCAGGACATCCGGAAACCGCCGGAAAAACGGTCCATTCCCTTCCACACCATCCCTGTGGAGGGGTATCTGGAGCCGTTCCGGATTTGGAAAGAGCTTGCCGGCTCCGATTGA
- a CDS encoding thioredoxin domain-containing protein: MKKPNRLIREKSPYLLQHAHNPVDWYPWGEEAFEKAKREDKPIFLSIGYSTCHWCHVMERESFEDEEVARVLNRDFVAVKVDREERPDVDHVYMTVCQAMTGQGGWPLTVIMTPEKKPFFAGTYFPKRSRYGRMGLLEILERVADAWKRRRGDLLRAGDRVAEAIRDYMNSADRGELAEAVLEEAYQQLSAQFDERYGGFGQAPKFPRPHDFLFLLRHFKRTGEERALKMVEKTLEAMRRGGIYDHLGYGFARYSVDERWHTPHFEKMLYDNALLALAYLETYQVTGKAVYSRVAREIFTYVLRDMTAPEGGFYSAEDADSEGEEGKFYVWTPEEIREVLGEETGRLFCECYDVTEAGNFEGKNILHRIDISLSSVAARHGMSEEELERILEEARGKLFRARERRVRPHRDDKILTSWNALMIAALARGARVLGDEGYADAAEKAARFILRRMRREDGRLLARYRDGEAAILAFLDDYAFLAWGLMELYEATLRIDYLRQAADLTREMIDLFGDKEEGGFFFYGADGEELLTRPKEIYDGATPSGNSVAAYNLIRLARLLADPRLEEEAERQLRAFAGTIRQAPMAHTFFLTAVQFALGPTREIVVAGDPEQADTRNMLETVGRMFLPDAVWVCRPEGPEAAEVEKLIPYVREYWAQGGKAAAYVCENYACRAPVTDPEALREALERRG, translated from the coding sequence GTGAAAAAACCCAACCGTCTGATCCGTGAAAAATCCCCATATCTCCTGCAACACGCCCACAATCCGGTGGATTGGTATCCCTGGGGCGAGGAGGCCTTTGAAAAGGCGAAGCGGGAGGACAAGCCGATCTTTTTGTCCATCGGCTATTCCACCTGCCACTGGTGTCATGTCATGGAGCGGGAGTCCTTCGAGGATGAAGAGGTGGCCCGGGTGCTGAACCGGGACTTTGTGGCGGTCAAGGTGGACCGGGAGGAGCGGCCCGATGTGGACCACGTCTACATGACGGTGTGTCAGGCGATGACCGGTCAGGGCGGATGGCCCCTTACGGTGATCATGACGCCGGAGAAAAAACCCTTCTTCGCCGGGACGTATTTTCCGAAGCGGAGCAGGTACGGGCGGATGGGACTTCTTGAGATTTTGGAGCGCGTCGCGGACGCCTGGAAGCGGAGGCGGGGCGACCTCCTGCGGGCGGGGGACCGGGTGGCGGAGGCGATCCGGGACTACATGAATTCCGCGGACAGGGGGGAGTTGGCGGAGGCGGTTTTAGAGGAGGCGTATCAGCAGCTGTCCGCCCAGTTTGACGAGCGATACGGCGGTTTCGGCCAGGCGCCCAAATTTCCCCGCCCCCACGATTTTCTCTTTTTGCTGCGCCACTTTAAGCGGACCGGGGAGGAGCGGGCCCTTAAGATGGTGGAGAAAACCCTGGAGGCGATGCGCCGGGGCGGGATTTACGACCATCTGGGATACGGGTTTGCCCGCTATTCGGTGGACGAGCGGTGGCACACGCCCCACTTTGAAAAGATGCTCTACGACAACGCGCTTCTGGCCCTCGCCTATCTGGAGACTTATCAGGTGACGGGAAAGGCGGTGTATTCCCGGGTGGCCCGGGAGATCTTCACCTATGTGCTTCGGGACATGACGGCGCCGGAGGGGGGATTTTATTCGGCGGAGGATGCCGACTCCGAGGGAGAGGAGGGAAAGTTCTACGTCTGGACGCCGGAGGAGATCCGCGAGGTGCTGGGGGAAGAGACGGGCCGTTTGTTTTGCGAGTGTTACGATGTGACCGAAGCGGGCAACTTCGAGGGGAAGAACATTCTGCACCGGATCGATATCTCCCTCTCCTCCGTCGCCGCCCGGCACGGGATGAGCGAGGAAGAACTGGAACGGATCCTGGAAGAGGCGCGCGGAAAACTGTTCCGGGCGAGGGAGCGGCGCGTTCGCCCGCACAGGGACGACAAGATCCTCACTTCGTGGAATGCCCTGATGATTGCCGCCCTGGCCCGCGGGGCAAGGGTGTTGGGGGATGAGGGATACGCCGATGCCGCCGAAAAGGCTGCCCGCTTCATCCTGCGAAGGATGCGCCGGGAAGACGGGCGGCTCCTGGCCCGGTACCGGGACGGAGAGGCGGCCATTTTGGCCTTCCTGGACGATTACGCCTTTCTCGCCTGGGGGCTGATGGAGCTGTATGAAGCCACCCTGCGGATCGATTATCTGCGCCAGGCGGCGGATCTCACCCGGGAGATGATCGACCTGTTCGGGGATAAAGAGGAAGGGGGATTTTTCTTCTACGGCGCGGACGGGGAGGAGCTGCTCACCCGGCCCAAGGAGATTTATGACGGGGCCACCCCTTCCGGAAATTCGGTGGCGGCGTACAACCTGATCCGGCTGGCCCGGCTGCTGGCCGATCCCCGGTTGGAAGAGGAGGCGGAGCGGCAGCTTCGGGCCTTTGCCGGCACGATCCGGCAGGCGCCGATGGCTCACACCTTCTTCCTGACGGCGGTGCAGTTCGCCCTGGGTCCGACCCGGGAGATCGTCGTAGCCGGCGATCCTGAGCAGGCGGACACCCGGAACATGCTGGAGACGGTGGGGCGGATGTTTTTGCCCGATGCGGTGTGGGTGTGCCGCCCCGAAGGGCCCGAAGCGGCGGAGGTGGAGAAGCTCATCCCCTATGTCCGGGAGTATTGGGCGCAGGGCGGAAAAGCCGCCGCCTACGTCTGTGAAAATTATGCCTGCCGGGCGCCGGTGACGGATCCGGAGGCGCTGCGGGAAGCCCTGGAAAGACGGGGCTGA
- a CDS encoding hydrogenase small subunit — translation MGTCVEEIALEKERSVIDTWSRLYGFQEEDIRKAMKKTRTPVLWINGLDCTGCMESFLRGISSTTELLLDWISLEYSELLSSASGHQAESHKGRISEEYDGKFVLVIEGAIPLKDEYLTVAGKSVREEIIATAQKAKAVLAFGSCSAWGGLPAAKPNPTESVSIRELVPNVPVVLVPGCPPIADVMIGTLLHLAIYGEIPELDNKGRPKRFYRQTVHQVCHRKPFFDKGLFAESYDDEKALKGYCLFKLGCKGPSTFNACETLGWNGMRTSPIGAGFACIGCSEKNFWDKGPLCHRKVRAGAKIKAKAR, via the coding sequence GTGGGCACATGTGTCGAGGAGATCGCGCTGGAGAAGGAACGATCAGTCATTGACACCTGGTCGAGATTGTACGGCTTTCAAGAGGAAGATATCCGGAAAGCGATGAAAAAAACCCGGACACCCGTGCTCTGGATCAACGGACTGGACTGCACGGGATGCATGGAATCCTTCCTGCGGGGAATATCGAGCACCACCGAATTGCTGCTGGATTGGATCTCGCTGGAATACAGCGAATTGCTCTCTTCCGCATCCGGACACCAGGCTGAAAGTCACAAAGGAAGAATCTCGGAGGAGTACGACGGGAAATTTGTGCTGGTCATCGAAGGGGCCATCCCGTTAAAGGACGAATATCTGACGGTCGCCGGAAAGTCCGTCCGGGAAGAGATCATCGCCACCGCCCAAAAGGCGAAAGCGGTGTTGGCCTTCGGAAGTTGTTCGGCATGGGGCGGGCTTCCCGCGGCAAAACCGAATCCGACCGAATCGGTTTCCATCCGGGAACTGGTGCCGAACGTGCCCGTCGTCCTGGTCCCGGGATGCCCACCGATCGCCGATGTGATGATCGGGACGCTCCTGCACCTGGCGATTTACGGCGAAATCCCCGAACTGGACAACAAAGGACGGCCAAAGCGGTTTTACCGTCAAACCGTCCACCAGGTCTGCCATCGGAAACCCTTTTTCGACAAGGGCTTGTTTGCGGAGTCCTACGACGACGAAAAGGCCCTGAAAGGATATTGCCTGTTCAAACTGGGATGCAAGGGGCCCTCCACCTTCAACGCCTGCGAAACGCTGGGCTGGAACGGCATGCGCACCTCCCCCATCGGAGCCGGATTCGCCTGCATCGGGTGTTCGGAAAAAAATTTCTGGGACAAGGGGCCCCTGTGCCATCGCAAGGTTCGGGCGGGGGCGAAGATCAAGGCAAAAGCCAGATAA
- the trpB gene encoding tryptophan synthase subunit beta gives MSRVEVEQGYFGQFGGSFVSPELQEVLDRLAEQFERYKDDPDFKEEYLYYLREYVGRETPLTYARNLTEHLKGAKIYFKREDLNHTGAHKINNAIGQILLAKRMGAKRVIAETGAGQHGVATATACALFGMDCTIYMGAEDTKRQALNVFRMELLGAKVVPVSKGQGRLKDAVDEALADLVANYEDTFYLLGSAVGPHPYPSMVKHFQSIISEESKRQILEKEGRLPDAVIACVGGGSNAIGAFAHYLEDEEVRLIGVEPDQAATLTEGVPAVLHGFRSLVLLDERGNPRPTYSIAAGLDYPGIGPEHSHLKETGRAEYVTVTNEEVLEAFQLLAKTEGILPALESAHAIAHAIRLAPTLGRDRILLVNLSGRGDKDVEQVFQMLNEQGADA, from the coding sequence ATGAGCCGAGTTGAGGTGGAGCAGGGTTATTTCGGTCAATTTGGAGGAAGCTTCGTATCTCCTGAGCTGCAGGAAGTGCTGGACCGCCTGGCGGAGCAGTTCGAACGGTACAAGGACGATCCGGATTTCAAGGAGGAGTACCTTTATTACTTGCGGGAGTACGTCGGCCGCGAAACGCCCCTGACCTACGCCCGGAATCTGACGGAACATCTGAAGGGCGCCAAGATCTATTTCAAGCGCGAGGATCTGAATCACACGGGGGCGCACAAGATCAACAACGCGATCGGGCAGATTCTGCTGGCCAAGCGGATGGGGGCCAAGCGGGTCATCGCCGAGACCGGCGCCGGCCAGCACGGGGTGGCCACGGCGACCGCCTGCGCCTTGTTCGGCATGGACTGCACCATCTACATGGGCGCCGAGGATACGAAGAGACAGGCGTTGAACGTGTTCCGGATGGAACTGCTGGGGGCCAAGGTCGTTCCCGTGTCCAAGGGGCAGGGAAGATTGAAGGACGCGGTGGATGAAGCCCTGGCCGATTTGGTCGCCAACTACGAAGACACCTTCTACCTGCTGGGGTCCGCCGTGGGACCGCATCCGTACCCGTCCATGGTCAAGCATTTCCAGTCGATCATCAGTGAGGAGTCGAAGCGTCAAATCCTGGAGAAGGAGGGGCGCCTCCCCGACGCCGTCATCGCCTGCGTCGGCGGCGGAAGCAACGCCATCGGAGCCTTCGCCCACTACCTGGAGGACGAAGAGGTGCGGCTGATCGGCGTGGAACCGGACCAGGCGGCCACGCTGACGGAAGGGGTGCCCGCCGTGCTTCACGGCTTCAGGAGCCTCGTTCTGTTGGACGAACGGGGGAATCCGCGCCCCACCTATTCCATCGCCGCCGGACTGGATTATCCCGGCATCGGGCCGGAGCACAGCCATCTGAAGGAGACGGGACGGGCCGAATACGTCACCGTCACCAACGAAGAAGTGCTGGAGGCGTTCCAGCTGCTGGCGAAAACGGAGGGCATCCTGCCGGCCCTGGAGAGCGCCCACGCCATTGCCCACGCCATCCGGCTGGCGCCGACCCTCGGGAGGGACCGGATCCTCCTCGTCAACCTCTCGGGCAGAGGGGACAAGGACGTGGAACAGGTGTTTCAGATGTTGAACGAGCAAGGCGCGGACGCTTGA
- the hypE gene encoding hydrogenase expression/formation protein HypE, producing the protein MKGKISLAHGDGGELAHQLVREVFVEAFGHEEQARWDAALLPLEGGDVAISTDSFVIKPLFFPGGDIGKLAVSGTVNDIAVSGAEPRFLTAGFILEEGFPVEDLRRIARSMAEEAKRAGVRIVAGDTKVVERGGADGLFVHTTGIGRLRPDRRLHPEQIREGDAVIISGTIGDHGIAVLAARGEMGLSPGLFSDCASLSGMISELLSSVRGVRIMRDPTRGGLATALVEICEDFRVTVQLDEAALPVRREVRGACDIFGFDPLYLANEGKVVLIVAQEDEEKVVKLLRGHPLGREAAVIGRVTGREQGRLLLRSTLGSTRRLSRMSGMMLPRIC; encoded by the coding sequence TTGAAGGGGAAAATCAGCCTGGCTCACGGAGACGGCGGTGAACTGGCGCACCAGCTGGTCCGGGAGGTGTTTGTCGAAGCCTTCGGGCATGAGGAGCAGGCGCGTTGGGATGCCGCCCTGCTTCCCCTCGAAGGCGGCGACGTGGCCATCTCCACCGACAGCTTCGTGATCAAGCCCCTCTTTTTTCCCGGAGGAGACATCGGCAAGCTGGCGGTGTCGGGAACGGTAAACGATATTGCCGTCAGCGGGGCGGAGCCCCGTTTTTTGACGGCGGGGTTTATTCTGGAAGAGGGTTTTCCCGTGGAGGATTTGCGCCGGATCGCGCGGTCCATGGCCGAGGAGGCGAAGCGGGCGGGCGTCCGGATCGTGGCGGGGGACACCAAGGTGGTGGAGCGCGGCGGCGCGGACGGACTGTTTGTCCATACGACGGGAATCGGCCGCCTGCGCCCGGATCGGCGCCTTCATCCCGAGCAGATCCGGGAAGGGGATGCGGTGATCATAAGCGGAACGATCGGCGACCACGGCATCGCCGTGCTGGCGGCGCGGGGGGAGATGGGCCTTTCTCCCGGCCTCTTCAGCGACTGCGCGTCCTTAAGCGGCATGATCTCGGAGCTGCTTTCCTCCGTGCGGGGAGTGCGCATCATGCGCGATCCGACCCGCGGCGGTCTGGCCACCGCCCTGGTGGAGATCTGCGAGGATTTCCGGGTGACGGTGCAGTTGGACGAGGCCGCATTGCCGGTCCGGCGGGAAGTCCGCGGGGCATGCGACATTTTCGGCTTTGACCCCCTGTATCTGGCCAATGAGGGCAAGGTGGTCCTGATTGTCGCCCAAGAGGATGAGGAGAAGGTGGTGAAGCTTCTGCGCGGCCACCCCCTGGGGCGGGAGGCGGCGGTGATCGGCCGCGTGACGGGCCGGGAGCAGGGACGGCTGTTGCTGCGTTCAACCCTTGGAAGCACGAGGAGGCTCAGCCGGATGAGCGGCATGATGCTCCCGCGGATTTGTTAG
- the hypD gene encoding hydrogenase formation protein HypD, with protein sequence MREILEQCSDPVLGRKLLDRIRKLAEEYKDRTGREPAFMEVCGSHTMALARTGIKALLRGHVKLISGPGCPVCVTDQKDIDAMIQLADGDGRILCTFGDMMRVPGSRRSLMEAKAEGADIRPVYSPDDALKIAAGNPDKEVIFLGIGFETTIPVLAATLKAAEERGMDNFSMWMTTKLVEPVLRVLLESKEVRLDGLILPGHVSIVIGRKGYRYLTEEYGMPGVISGFEPVQILAGIHRLLELVLAGRAEIVNEYSGVVREEGNIRAQQLMERYLEPVDEAWRGIGVIPKSGLDIRPEYAHLNAKRRFSVKVGEPRKTKCRCGEIIRGVATPPECPLFGKACTPARPIGPCMVSSEGSCAAHYHYMEAGDGS encoded by the coding sequence ATGCGGGAGATTCTTGAGCAGTGTTCCGATCCGGTCCTCGGCCGGAAGCTGCTGGATCGCATCCGGAAACTGGCGGAAGAGTACAAGGACCGGACGGGGAGGGAGCCCGCCTTCATGGAAGTGTGCGGTTCCCACACGATGGCTTTGGCGCGCACGGGGATCAAAGCCCTTCTGCGGGGGCACGTGAAGCTCATCTCCGGTCCGGGATGCCCGGTTTGCGTCACCGATCAGAAAGACATCGACGCCATGATCCAATTGGCCGACGGAGACGGCCGGATCCTCTGCACCTTCGGAGATATGATGCGGGTTCCCGGTTCAAGGCGCAGCCTCATGGAAGCGAAAGCGGAGGGGGCGGACATCCGCCCGGTGTATTCGCCCGACGATGCGCTGAAGATCGCCGCCGGAAACCCGGACAAGGAAGTGATTTTTCTCGGCATCGGCTTTGAGACGACGATCCCGGTTTTGGCGGCGACGCTCAAGGCGGCGGAGGAGCGGGGGATGGACAATTTTTCCATGTGGATGACGACCAAGCTGGTGGAGCCGGTTTTGAGGGTGTTGCTGGAATCGAAGGAGGTGCGCCTCGATGGGTTGATCCTGCCCGGCCATGTCTCGATCGTGATCGGACGAAAAGGATACCGCTATTTGACCGAGGAATACGGAATGCCGGGTGTGATCAGCGGTTTTGAACCGGTTCAGATTCTGGCGGGGATTCACCGGCTGCTGGAGCTGGTTCTCGCCGGCCGGGCGGAGATCGTCAACGAATATTCCGGGGTGGTCCGCGAGGAGGGCAATATCCGGGCGCAACAATTGATGGAAAGGTATTTGGAACCGGTGGACGAAGCCTGGCGGGGGATCGGCGTCATCCCCAAAAGCGGCCTCGACATCCGTCCGGAATATGCCCATCTGAATGCCAAGCGCCGCTTTTCCGTAAAGGTGGGAGAGCCGCGTAAGACGAAGTGCCGCTGCGGGGAAATCATCCGGGGCGTGGCGACGCCGCCGGAATGTCCCTTGTTCGGGAAGGCGTGCACGCCGGCCCGTCCGATCGGCCCCTGCATGGTTTCGAGCGAAGGAAGCTGTGCCGCCCATTATCACTACATGGAGGCGGGGGATGGAAGTTGA
- a CDS encoding HypC/HybG/HupF family hydrogenase formation chaperone produces MCMGVPARVVERGDFDAWVDVMGSRMRVGIIFVPEVRVGDYVIVHAGQAMSVISEEYAKASMEAWRLIADAGDS; encoded by the coding sequence ATGTGCATGGGGGTTCCGGCCCGCGTGGTGGAAAGAGGGGACTTTGACGCATGGGTGGATGTGATGGGATCGCGGATGCGCGTGGGAATCATCTTCGTGCCCGAGGTGCGCGTCGGGGACTATGTGATCGTCCACGCGGGGCAGGCCATGTCGGTCATCAGCGAGGAGTACGCCAAAGCCAGCATGGAGGCCTGGAGGTTGATCGCCGATGCGGGAGATTCTTGA